The uncultured Methanoregula sp. genomic sequence CACTTCAATGATACAGAGGATGATCATCATGATGATAAGGGCAATAAGGTACGACACAAAACCGATCTTCCCTATGTGGGCAAAGATCGCACTGAAATTGAAGGCTTCGCCAAAGCTGTTCGTGCGGGCAAAGCGGACAACAGCGGTTGCGACAACGAGTCCGATAATGATTGATACGATCAGGAGTATGAGGACCCCAAAGAGGACACCACCAATCATTCCCAGGATTGCGCTGGGATCGGTGTTACCATAAGCCTGCGTCATCGCACCGGTTACTACTGCACTCCCGATGACAACAATCTCAATGATGATGATTGGGATGGCATAGATAAGGCCAACGATGAACAGTTTGATGCCATCGATGAACATTGATCCCCAGTCCTTGAGTTCGGGTGCAGGTGTTTCCCCGC encodes the following:
- a CDS encoding DUF4013 domain-containing protein, which codes for MDFGKMVGDSFGYAKEGLVGKWAKWILMIISCIIFPLIMGYILRVYRGETPAPELKDWGSMFIDGIKLFIVGLIYAIPIIIIEIVVIGSAVVTGAMTQAYGNTDPSAILGMIGGVLFGVLILLIVSIIIGLVVATAVVRFARTNSFGEAFNFSAIFAHIGKIGFVSYLIALIIMMIILCIIEVICIMIPVVGMVILFILLPILVLFEARYLTLLYDSAGTAA